Within the Bradyrhizobium cosmicum genome, the region AGTCAATGAAAGGCCGAGCTCGACCAGGGTGATCGCCACCGCAGGCCGCATTCCAACGACCACCGTGTCGGCGTCGAGGATGCGCGAAACCGCGGCGATATTGTCCAGCATGCGGCCGATGAAACTGTCGACGACTTCGAGCGCCGAAATGTCGATCAGCACACCACGGGCATTGTGCGTGACGATCCTGGCGGTCAGATCTTCCTCCAGCGCCGTCGCAAGCCGGTCGTGCATGTCGACCTGAATGGTGACGAGAAGCGCGTGGCCGAATTTGAGGATTGGGATGCGGTCCATCGTCAGGCGTCCTGCCCGCCGCTCTTCTTGTCCGCAAACGTGTATCCTTCGACGCGCTTCGCCTTGACGATGGTCCGCCCGGTCTGCCGCAGTGCGACCGCGAACGCGTCGGCCAGCGAGGCCTTCGAAATGACGTTCAGCTCGACGCCGAGATGCACCATGGTCTGGGCAATCTGGGGCCTGATGCCGCTGATCAGGCAATCGGCACCCATCAGGCGCGCTGCCGCGACCGTCTTTAGGAGATGCTGAGCCGTGAGTGTGTCGACCGTCGGCACGCCGGTGATGTCGATGATGGCGATCTCGGCCTCGTCGTCGACGATCGTCTGCAGCAGGTTCTCCATCACCACCTGTGTGCGCTGGCTGTCCAGCGTACCGATCAGGGGCAGGGCGAGAATGCCTTCCCACAGCTTGACCACAGGGGTCGACAGTTCGGCAATTTCGCGCTGCTGGCGAACGATCACCTCTTCGCGGCTTCGCTGGAAGATCTCCAGCGTGAACAATCCGAGTTCGTCGAGCAGCGTGGTCAACGTCCAGACCATTGACGCGATCCGCTCCGCGGACAGTGCTCCGTCGCGATTGAGCGCGTTGAACAACGGCTGCTTGAGGGAAAAGACGAATGTCGCGGTTTCGCTGGGGGAGAAGCCCTGCATTGCGCGCGTTCGCGAGAGGTCGGCCAGCATGGATTTGGCCGGCTCGTAAGCGTCGGCGGACGTGTCGGTCCCGCCTTGCGTCAATGCCTCGTGTAGCAAATGGAGGAAGTTCTTGGACTGCGACAGCAGTTCGGCTTCCGAAATGCGCCCAGTATGAAGGATGCCGGCCTTCTTCTGCAGTTCGACCCATTCCGGAAGGATCGCCTTCTCGTTTCGAGACACGAGTGACGCGACGTCACTACCTGGCTGCGCTGCCATTATATAGTTCTCCTTGATTACGCATCGTCGCAGCCGCTCGTTCAGAGTGGCGACACTCCGGTGGCAAATGCGCCCGCCTGCATCCTTCTGAATTGTCGGTATTTTTCGTTGCCCCAAGCAACATGATCGCTCAGCTTGACGGCTGAGACCCCCAATATGCCGGAACGCCAACGCGCGTCGGAACGATTGGTTCCGGGCTTTTCCAAAATTTTCTGCGGCCGATGCCTATGTGCACTTTTAAACATTCAAAGCTGAAAAGAGCAGGCATATTTTACCGATGCCATATCAGGTCAAAGCAGGCTCGTTTCTGATCGTCGCGCCGTCGCTGCCCGCTGCGCTCAAGCTGTACGACGACATGCGAACCGGGTCCGAGGAGGTGTCGATCCGGGACATGGAGGGAAGGGAGATCGATATCGACGAAATCCGTCCGGTCCTCAATGACGGCGAGCCTTCGTAAACTCTGCCGATCCGGTGACCCGGTTTGCCGTGTTGCCTGTTGGCCGAAAGTGGGCATCGCAGCGACAATCACGGTCGTGAGCTGCTCTCTCCAGCCAATGGTCGTGGCTTTCTCCGCACCCAAAGGTCAGCCACGACCTTCAGCGCCGCCGCGAGGACGAGTGCGCAAAGCGCGGCCTTCGACACCGTCTCCATCGTTCCTTCGATCAGCAGGCAATGCACGACACTGCCGATGACGATGACGATCGCGAGGGGGATGTGAGCGATGCGCCACGTTCGCAGCCGCAGCCCCAGTCGCCGGCGCAGGGCAGCCAGCAGCGCGACAGCGAAGATGGCCCACATCGCGATCACGCCAAAGGGGGAGAACGGCGTCGGCGATGAGAAGGTCAGGGCGTCGATCATATCGGGCGGACTGGTGAACCAGAGGCCGACGACATGGACCACCACGGCCACGAGCAGCGCGCCTCCGATCCAGTGATGGGCGCGGCGTCCGCGATAAGCCGACAGTGGCGGCAAATATCCGCCGATCAGCAGAGGCTGAACGAGCACGAGACCCAGCGCAACAATCCCTGCAAACCCGGCCAGGATGTAGACCGGACCGCGCCATGCGA harbors:
- a CDS encoding STAS domain-containing protein, with translation MAAQPGSDVASLVSRNEKAILPEWVELQKKAGILHTGRISEAELLSQSKNFLHLLHEALTQGGTDTSADAYEPAKSMLADLSRTRAMQGFSPSETATFVFSLKQPLFNALNRDGALSAERIASMVWTLTTLLDELGLFTLEIFQRSREEVIVRQQREIAELSTPVVKLWEGILALPLIGTLDSQRTQVVMENLLQTIVDDEAEIAIIDITGVPTVDTLTAQHLLKTVAAARLMGADCLISGIRPQIAQTMVHLGVELNVISKASLADAFAVALRQTGRTIVKAKRVEGYTFADKKSGGQDA
- a CDS encoding ferric reductase-like transmembrane domain-containing protein; its protein translation is MRLAKVTLIWAALAAAVGVPIAAAAMSPLLAWRGPVYILAGFAGIVALGLVLVQPLLIGGYLPPLSAYRGRRAHHWIGGALLVAVVVHVVGLWFTSPPDMIDALTFSSPTPFSPFGVIAMWAIFAVALLAALRRRLGLRLRTWRIAHIPLAIVIVIGSVVHCLLIEGTMETVSKAALCALVLAAALKVVADLWVRRKPRPLAGESSSRP